CTGAGCTCTCCCCATGTTTGCCCACTCCTAAGCAGAACTTGTTGATTCTTTCCTGTGTTTTTATTTGAGAGACCTCGGTTTAGTTTTTTgcatatacagtttaggggtGCGATTCTggaacaattactttgacaatcatgttactttctttttcataacttctttaacacacgacttctccgctgcgaagtgcgggtattttgctagtgttataaTATTtcaagaatttgttgataaaatgATGATTCTGTTTTgtaatgtagttaaaaaaaatcaacaatagtcTTGTTGATTGTGCCTGTCACATGTGatctatttattttactattttaacttCTTGGCTGCTATAATTGTGCTCATGTAATGAGTAGTTCAAAtacaattgaaaataaagaacaagttGAGTCTCTATTCACTTGCTACTTAAGTCTTATGATTGCTTATGCTTATCAAAGTTTGTTCATAAATTAAACCAAGATTTATTTAGTGTTGAAAAATAATGTCAGTATGAAAGCTGTGggttaaaaactaaaattttttatcttttaaacttTATACAGGAATCAAActtcactgctgttctgaatgtggcaaacagtttacACAGAGAGGCCATCTTCAGATCCACCAAATAATCCACACATGGGAGGAGccatattgctgctctgaatgtggtaaacagttttcagaaaGAAGCAGTCTTCAGCGCCACAAAATAATTCACACcggggagaagccatattgctgctttgaatgtggtaaacagttttcagaaaGAAGCCGTCTTCAgcgccacaaaagaattcacacaggagagaagccatatgactgttctgaatgtggtaaaaagtTTTCACAGAGAAGCCATCTTAAGAGTCAccaaagaatccacacaggagagaagccatattgctgttctgaatgtggtaaacagttttcagataGAAGCAGTTTTCAGCGCCACAAAATAATTCACACAGCacaaaagccatattgctgttctgaatgtggtaaaaagtTTTCACAGAGAAGCCATCTTCAGAACCACCAAAGAATTCATACAGGGCAGAAGCCATatgactgttctgaatgtggtaaagcgTTTTCAGAGAGAAGGTATCTTCAGAAACATCAAAGAATTCacacaagagagaaaaaaatgacacaaaactcCCCCACCTTGTCCACAGATGAACACAGTACAATGCTAAGCAGCAGAAGAAATAATTCataaagttttaaaacaaaaaagctattgtaatggaaggatttttctaaagagagggggggatcaagagagcagatgggcgttggtcgcttcagcgcgaaacccagctgcattactgatgttttgggagaaacagccgggaatgttctaaagatacagccaaggctatgtaaggagttgtttttcacttcgagaggcttttttcacatgtaagaatattactgtgtcttctggtatcaggcactagtctcaaggccgagtagaaggaaaaagcgccgtgtcccgtggaaggagggggtgtgagaaactgatcacttctgcaagcactgcttccacgtagatcgcttttgggcaaggacacctaattagtatataagggaaggttccgccctcagtttctttggaggctcaaccgtggggactgCGCGCACCTCCCGGTATTTGAAAGGCACATGAGTTGgtcctctgacaagactgacaagcgggccccctcagtctactggtctaggatgatggctctgggtctttttatatgtctgtacatattgttttgtttttgtatgtctgcattatattgcattatatgtgtttgattattataattgattaagtaaataaaatagaagtattggacctcttctctctgattctttgcctacttatgttctaatcccttgaaccattttcccaaatcaaaacatttgGCGTCACGAACAGGATTTtggggaatctggtaaaatattgaactattaAGTGAGGCAAAGGAAATCAGAGATgtttaagaagaagaataaaaacccTGAGGCAGCTCCTTTACCTCTTCCCGGTTGGGAGGAAACGGTGTTGGAAGACTGCGCCAGAGAATTGAGATGTGGGGGAGGATCAGCACAATATTGGCAGAAGATGAATCCCCCAACACCAGTGAGTGTACGAGCTGCGCTTAAGAAATGTCAAGTGTCTGCAAAGGAACCCATAACGGGCTTGCAGACGCGGGGGTGGGTTTTGCTAACTGCGGTTAAGAGTCTGGACGACTTGGTAGACGAAAAAGAAAGGGAG
This portion of the Polypterus senegalus isolate Bchr_013 unplaced genomic scaffold, ASM1683550v1 scaffold_1637, whole genome shotgun sequence genome encodes:
- the LOC120522471 gene encoding gastrula zinc finger protein XlCGF7.1-like: IKLHCCSECGKQFTQRGHLQIHQIIHTWEEPYCCSECGKQFSERSSLQRHKIIHTGEKPYCCFECGKQFSERSRLQRHKRIHTGEKPYDCSECGKKFSQRSHLKSHQRIHTGEKPYCCSECGKQFSDRSSFQRHKIIHTAQKPYCCSECGKKFSQRSHLQNHQRIHTGQKPYDCSECGKAFSERRYLQKHQRIHTREKKMTQNSPTLSTDEHSTMLSSRRNNS